A single genomic interval of Nostoc commune NIES-4072 harbors:
- a CDS encoding ATP-binding protein has translation MNKNTGESGVFSLFTGVPLRRILVALFLLQILLAVGLTGYLSIHNGQKAVNEVASELRYEVASRVEQKLQTYFSTLRQELRGNQNIIDIGLLKMENLATWESYLIKQLEIFPDAIALTASNEQQEHLAVEKLNDRQFLLRFADKSTGYDLYTYKIDSLGQRTQLPEVIKNYDVRSRPDYQAAVTAKKFNFSQIFTPLTEPTLLISASLPIYNSQGQLLGVNSAVTHISQIGDLLQNIKVGKSGQVFIIERSGLLVASSTTEKPFRLQNGKPIRLPASQSENSLTQASAKYLTTKFSNFDQIQSLQQLDFSFEGKQQFLEIRPLEDELNVNWLIVVAVPEADFMGQIDRNTQTIIFLCLGALGLATLLGIITARWITQPILYFSTATKDLADFTNGKDSMVVVQGIKELEVLGASLNEMMQQLRKTFTAQITKNEELELQVKQRTQELQQEIQVRINSEQKLEKHHQMLAELANHRAISEGKLETAFKVITEKAANALEIERVSVWLFNDDRTKLQCISLYERSNQRHSAGLERNFADYPIYFKSLTSARIIAVTDIRTDLRIQELWDELLEPKNIVSLINTSIWVGGEVVGTILYEQVDIPWIWELSEQNFVSSIAEFVTLTLEVGNRKRAESALREAKEVAEIANRAKSTFLGNISHQLRTPLTSILEITEALQNQVYGPVNEEQSQSLNTLESNGKNLLELINQILELTDIESSKIELQLGTTSIQGLCDSSLSFVKHLAFQKKIHLSVQIPEELEPIQVDESRIRQVFINLLTNAIKFTKEGGKVWIEVQPNSTNEYIFFSVVDTGIGMLSDDLFQLFQPFVQVENSANRDARGSGLGLVMVQKIVELHGGTVHAESQLGKGSRFTVKLPWKKAG, from the coding sequence ATGAACAAAAATACTGGGGAAAGTGGTGTTTTTTCTCTGTTTACAGGCGTACCCTTACGTCGTATTTTGGTAGCGTTATTTCTGCTGCAAATTTTGCTAGCTGTGGGATTAACTGGATATTTATCGATTCACAATGGGCAAAAGGCAGTCAATGAGGTAGCTAGCGAATTGCGTTATGAAGTCGCTAGTCGAGTAGAGCAGAAGTTACAGACTTATTTCTCAACTTTGCGTCAAGAACTACGCGGTAATCAAAATATCATTGACATCGGGTTGCTGAAGATGGAAAATTTAGCAACCTGGGAATCATACTTAATAAAGCAGTTAGAGATTTTTCCTGATGCCATTGCTTTAACGGCAAGCAATGAACAGCAAGAACACTTAGCGGTGGAAAAGCTCAACGATCGCCAATTTTTACTAAGATTTGCCGACAAGTCAACTGGGTACGACCTCTACACTTACAAAATTGACTCTCTTGGTCAACGTACCCAACTTCCAGAGGTGATCAAAAATTATGATGTGCGATCGCGTCCTGATTATCAAGCAGCAGTTACCGCCAAAAAATTCAACTTTAGTCAGATTTTTACACCCCTCACCGAACCAACACTTCTAATTAGTGCTTCTCTTCCTATATATAATTCCCAAGGTCAGTTACTCGGTGTCAACAGCGCTGTAACTCACATATCACAAATTGGAGATTTGCTGCAAAATATTAAAGTTGGCAAGTCTGGGCAAGTTTTTATTATCGAGCGATCCGGGCTATTAGTCGCAAGTTCCACAACCGAAAAACCATTCCGCTTACAAAATGGTAAACCTATTAGGTTGCCAGCTTCCCAAAGTGAAAATTCTTTGACTCAAGCAAGCGCTAAATATTTAACAACTAAATTTAGCAACTTTGACCAGATTCAAAGTTTACAGCAACTAGATTTTTCCTTTGAAGGCAAACAGCAATTTTTAGAAATTAGACCCTTAGAGGATGAACTCAATGTCAATTGGTTAATAGTAGTGGCTGTTCCAGAAGCAGACTTTATGGGACAAATTGATCGCAACACTCAAACCATAATTTTTCTCTGTCTGGGAGCATTAGGATTAGCTACTTTGCTGGGAATTATCACCGCCCGTTGGATAACTCAGCCAATTTTGTACTTCAGCACGGCGACAAAAGATTTAGCTGATTTCACTAATGGCAAAGACTCAATGGTGGTAGTACAGGGCATAAAAGAACTAGAGGTGCTGGGTGCATCTTTGAATGAGATGATGCAGCAGTTACGGAAAACCTTTACTGCACAGATAACCAAAAATGAAGAGTTAGAATTGCAAGTTAAGCAGCGAACTCAAGAATTACAGCAAGAGATTCAAGTACGAATTAACAGTGAGCAAAAACTGGAAAAGCATCATCAGATGTTGGCAGAACTGGCAAATCACAGGGCGATTTCAGAAGGAAAGCTGGAAACGGCATTCAAAGTTATTACCGAGAAAGCAGCAAATGCTTTAGAAATAGAACGAGTCAGTGTGTGGTTATTCAATGACGACCGCACCAAACTACAATGTATAAGTCTCTATGAACGTAGCAATCAGAGACATTCGGCAGGTTTAGAACGCAACTTTGCAGATTATCCCATCTACTTTAAATCACTGACATCTGCGCGGATCATTGCCGTCACCGACATTCGCACCGATCTACGAATACAAGAATTATGGGATGAACTATTAGAACCAAAGAATATTGTATCCCTAATTAATACTTCGATTTGGGTTGGGGGCGAAGTTGTAGGAACAATATTGTATGAGCAGGTTGATATTCCTTGGATATGGGAACTGAGTGAGCAAAACTTTGTTAGCTCAATAGCAGAATTTGTTACTCTAACCTTAGAAGTAGGCAATCGCAAACGGGCAGAATCCGCTCTACGTGAGGCTAAAGAAGTTGCCGAAATCGCAAATCGTGCCAAAAGCACCTTTTTAGGAAACATCAGTCATCAACTGAGAACTCCCTTAACCTCCATTCTAGAAATTACAGAAGCGCTCCAAAATCAAGTGTATGGCCCTGTGAATGAAGAACAGAGCCAGTCTCTAAATACTCTCGAATCCAATGGTAAGAACTTACTAGAATTGATTAACCAGATTCTTGAGCTTACCGACATCGAATCCAGCAAGATAGAACTGCAACTAGGTACTACTTCGATTCAAGGATTATGTGACTCTAGCTTGAGTTTTGTTAAACATTTAGCTTTCCAGAAAAAGATCCACCTGAGTGTACAAATACCTGAAGAACTCGAACCCATCCAAGTCGATGAAAGCCGCATCCGCCAAGTATTTATCAATCTGTTAACTAACGCTATCAAGTTTACTAAAGAAGGAGGCAAAGTTTGGATTGAAGTCCAGCCAAATTCCACAAATGAATATATCTTTTTTAGCGTGGTAGATACGGGTATTGGTATGCTTTCCGATGACCTTTTCCAATTATTTCAACCTTTTGTGCAAGTTGAAAATTCCGCTAACCGTGATGCTAGAGGTAGTGGTTTAGGATTAGTAATGGTGCAAAAAATTGTTGAGTTGCATGGTGGTACTGTCCACGCTGAAAGTCAGTTAGGTAAAGGTAGTCGCTTTACAGTCAAACTTCCGTGGAAAAAAGCAGGGTAA
- a CDS encoding sensor histidine kinase codes for MSEEFSCQISPPFVSLGSDRDLDLNSTLQELPMYNFPVEINHTGMEVASFLEKYPQLPGVILVEQGKFVGMISRRRLLEFLIRPLGQELFVQQPLAVLYSYARIPMLLLADTTSILTAMQLSLKRSPELLAEPIVVETESGAYRLLDVQELSIISWQIRGIDNLVRYERSQAQMIQNDKMANLGRLVDGVAHEILDPVGFIWGNITYVSSYSQDLLKLIAAYEKELPSASQAINDIKEEIEFEFLEQDLSRSLVSIRTGAERLKKLVTSLQNFCHIDELYPKPVDLHACIDSIILLINSRLQGEIEIVKYYGQLPPLYCFMGQLNQVLMNIFSEVVDTLLNEAVRQQLHREDTKTLQKPRIEISTEVISQEASNPNAPDSRWILIRISDNGPGMSQELQQQIIESFSLETKNSKNTSLAVSYRIITVRHGGKLSFHSQAGIGTKFEILLPLV; via the coding sequence GTGTCAGAAGAATTCAGTTGCCAAATCTCACCGCCATTTGTGTCTCTTGGTAGCGATCGCGATCTTGATTTAAATTCAACTCTCCAAGAACTACCAATGTACAACTTCCCAGTGGAAATCAATCACACTGGTATGGAAGTGGCTAGTTTTTTGGAAAAATACCCCCAGCTACCAGGAGTAATTTTGGTAGAACAGGGAAAGTTCGTTGGAATGATTTCGCGGCGGCGACTGCTGGAGTTTTTAATTCGCCCATTGGGACAAGAATTATTTGTTCAGCAACCATTAGCCGTTCTCTACAGTTATGCGCGGATACCAATGTTGCTGCTTGCTGATACAACGTCGATTTTAACTGCGATGCAACTTAGCTTAAAGCGATCGCCAGAATTATTAGCAGAACCAATTGTAGTAGAAACAGAATCTGGTGCTTATAGATTGTTAGATGTCCAAGAATTGAGCATTATTTCTTGGCAAATTCGAGGAATCGACAATCTGGTACGATATGAACGCAGCCAAGCCCAAATGATTCAAAATGATAAAATGGCAAATTTGGGACGTTTGGTAGACGGTGTAGCGCACGAAATTTTAGACCCAGTGGGTTTTATTTGGGGTAATATAACTTACGTTTCAAGCTACAGCCAAGATTTGCTCAAGCTGATAGCGGCTTATGAAAAAGAGTTACCATCAGCTTCTCAGGCAATTAATGATATTAAAGAAGAGATTGAATTTGAGTTTTTAGAACAAGATTTGTCGCGATCGCTTGTTAGTATTCGCACTGGAGCGGAAAGATTAAAAAAACTTGTTACCAGTTTACAAAACTTTTGTCATATCGATGAACTTTATCCCAAACCAGTGGATTTACACGCTTGTATTGATAGTATTATTTTATTAATTAATAGCCGTCTTCAAGGAGAAATTGAAATTGTAAAATATTACGGTCAATTACCTCCACTGTATTGCTTTATGGGGCAGTTAAACCAGGTTTTGATGAATATTTTCAGCGAAGTTGTGGATACTTTACTCAATGAAGCAGTGCGACAGCAGTTGCATCGAGAAGATACAAAAACTCTTCAAAAACCCCGAATTGAGATTAGTACAGAAGTAATTTCCCAGGAAGCAAGCAACCCAAATGCACCAGATTCTCGCTGGATATTAATTCGCATTTCTGACAATGGCCCTGGAATGTCTCAAGAATTGCAACAGCAAATTATAGAGTCGTTTTCTCTTGAAACGAAGAATAGTAAAAATACTAGTTTAGCAGTAAGCTATCGAATTATAACAGTGAGACATGGTGGAAAATTAAGTTTCCATTCACAGGCTGGTATAGGTACAAAATTTGAAATCTTATTGCCTTTAGTTTAA
- a CDS encoding sensor histidine kinase yields MSAEEPSTDELPTIEFPSRGKLKASSWRIHQKIGYGYFVAIGIGFFGSLTGLVIANYYRGREVRQFNQAYEQGQLLSNYKDAVVGAQLHSSNLVAVLEDSQQLQTKKADFLKNVEKAKQLESKIGVFINSKPKRLAATSSTLQTLLQDYKKNLKAYVEQIEVVLEKIDSQKVQSGQISSARSQLLAIMRGDTAIRLEQLSQSLTNILQTAQEQEQQRQKAVEQAKIIERLIVIVSMLVSVAIAAIVAWRTSRAIAEPVITVTQVAEQVARKHNFDLRAPVTTEDEIGLLAKSLNRLIERVSERTKELQQAKELAEAASKAKSVFLANVSHELRTPLNAVIGLSQLLEDDATDLGLSPDFITDLETINAAGKHLLHLINEILDLSKIEAGKMALYPETFEIATLIHNVVLTVKPAIEKNANVLEVHVDQQLGMMYADQTRMRQVLLNLLSNASKFTTNGKITLTVKREKDEFRPEAPLGMITFTVTDTGIGMSQGQQQQLFKPFTQGDTSTTKKYGGTGLGLAISRHFCQMMGGEIIVKSQPGVGSTFTIRLPMTVQD; encoded by the coding sequence GTGTCAGCCGAAGAGCCATCGACAGACGAACTCCCGACCATAGAATTTCCCTCACGAGGGAAACTCAAAGCCAGTTCCTGGCGCATCCATCAAAAAATTGGCTATGGGTACTTTGTAGCTATTGGAATTGGCTTTTTTGGCTCACTGACTGGGTTAGTCATCGCCAACTACTACCGGGGAAGGGAAGTTAGGCAATTCAACCAAGCATACGAACAAGGTCAACTACTGAGTAATTATAAAGATGCAGTAGTCGGGGCGCAATTACATAGCTCTAACCTAGTTGCTGTATTGGAAGATTCACAACAGCTACAAACCAAAAAAGCCGATTTTCTGAAGAATGTTGAAAAAGCCAAGCAATTAGAGTCAAAAATTGGCGTATTTATCAACAGTAAACCTAAAAGACTAGCCGCAACAAGTTCGACTTTACAGACGTTATTGCAGGATTACAAGAAAAATTTAAAAGCTTACGTTGAGCAAATCGAGGTCGTCTTAGAGAAAATTGACTCCCAAAAAGTGCAGTCTGGGCAGATTTCTTCCGCCCGATCGCAGTTATTGGCAATTATGCGTGGTGATACAGCCATCCGGCTAGAGCAGCTTTCTCAAAGCTTGACTAACATCCTGCAAACTGCCCAAGAACAAGAGCAACAAAGGCAAAAAGCTGTTGAGCAGGCAAAAATAATTGAGCGATTGATCGTGATCGTGAGTATGCTGGTTTCAGTGGCGATCGCAGCCATTGTAGCTTGGCGTACCAGTCGAGCGATCGCTGAACCAGTTATCACTGTCACCCAAGTAGCTGAACAAGTTGCAAGGAAACATAATTTCGATTTACGAGCGCCTGTTACCACTGAAGATGAAATTGGCCTACTCGCCAAATCTTTAAATCGTCTAATTGAGCGAGTATCTGAGCGAACAAAAGAACTACAACAAGCTAAAGAATTAGCCGAAGCTGCTAGCAAAGCAAAAAGCGTATTTTTGGCCAATGTCAGCCACGAATTACGCACACCATTAAATGCTGTCATTGGCTTAAGTCAACTTCTAGAAGACGACGCTACCGATCTTGGTTTATCGCCAGACTTTATCACAGACTTAGAAACAATTAACGCTGCTGGTAAGCATCTACTGCACTTGATTAACGAAATCCTCGACTTGTCAAAAATTGAAGCGGGGAAAATGGCCCTCTATCCAGAGACATTCGAGATTGCGACGCTGATTCATAATGTTGTCCTCACTGTCAAACCAGCTATAGAAAAAAATGCCAATGTTTTAGAAGTGCATGTTGATCAGCAACTTGGCATGATGTACGCCGATCAAACTAGGATGCGGCAGGTGTTGTTAAACTTACTCAGCAACGCCAGTAAATTCACTACAAACGGCAAAATCACGCTAACAGTCAAAAGAGAAAAGGATGAATTCCGACCGGAGGCTCCTTTGGGGATGATTACTTTCACTGTTACTGACACAGGCATAGGCATGTCTCAAGGTCAACAGCAGCAGTTATTTAAACCTTTTACACAAGGAGATACCTCGACTACGAAAAAGTATGGAGGTACGGGATTGGGGTTAGCAATTAGCCGTCACTTTTGCCAGATGATGGGTGGTGAGATTATTGTCAAAAGTCAACCGGGAGTCGGTTCTACTTTTACTATTCGTCTGCCAATGACTGTGCAAGATTGA
- a CDS encoding sodium-dependent bicarbonate transport family permease, whose amino-acid sequence MDISLIVSNILNPPILFFFLGMTAVFVKSDLEIPAPMPKLFSLYLLFAIGFKGGVELIKSGVTQEVVLTLAAAMMMACVVPIYTFFILKWKLDTYDAAAIAATYGSISAVTFITASAFLTELGIAFDGYMVAALALMESPAIIVGLILVNIFTVDGKRELSWPEVLQEAFLNSSVFLLVGSLLIGVLTGEHGWHVLEPFTQGLFYGVLTFFLLDMGLVAAKRIKDLQKTGVFLILFAILIPILNAGIGLVIAKLIGMPRGDSLLFAVLCASASYIAVPAAMRMTVPEANPSLYVSTALAVTFPFNIIVGIPLYLYVINLFWR is encoded by the coding sequence ATGGATATCAGCTTAATTGTATCCAATATTTTAAATCCGCCAATCCTGTTTTTCTTTTTAGGCATGACTGCTGTTTTTGTCAAGTCTGATTTAGAAATTCCCGCACCAATGCCCAAACTCTTTTCCTTGTACTTGCTGTTTGCCATTGGTTTTAAGGGAGGGGTAGAACTAATCAAAAGCGGTGTAACTCAGGAAGTCGTTCTAACACTCGCAGCAGCAATGATGATGGCTTGTGTTGTTCCAATTTACACCTTTTTTATCTTGAAGTGGAAATTGGATACTTACGATGCGGCTGCGATCGCAGCAACCTACGGTTCTATCAGTGCCGTCACCTTCATCACAGCTAGCGCTTTTTTAACTGAGCTTGGTATTGCTTTTGATGGTTACATGGTGGCAGCCCTTGCCCTGATGGAATCTCCAGCAATTATAGTTGGTCTAATTTTAGTAAATATATTCACCGTCGATGGAAAGCGAGAGTTATCGTGGCCGGAAGTTTTGCAAGAAGCATTTCTTAACAGTTCAGTTTTTCTATTAGTAGGTAGTCTATTAATAGGTGTCTTGACAGGAGAACACGGTTGGCATGTCTTAGAACCTTTTACTCAAGGGTTATTTTATGGCGTTCTCACCTTCTTTTTACTTGACATGGGATTGGTGGCTGCTAAAAGAATTAAAGACTTGCAAAAAACCGGAGTTTTCCTAATTTTATTTGCCATACTAATTCCTATACTCAATGCAGGCATCGGGTTAGTGATCGCCAAATTGATCGGTATGCCTCGCGGAGATTCGCTGTTGTTCGCTGTATTGTGTGCCAGTGCTTCTTACATCGCTGTCCCTGCGGCTATGCGGATGACTGTTCCCGAAGCAAATCCCAGCCTGTATGTTTCAACCGCTTTAGCAGTAACATTCCCGTTCAATATTATTGTGGGAATTCCGTTATATCTCTACGTAATTAACCTATTCTGGAGGTAA
- a CDS encoding P-II family nitrogen regulator: MHVVKKIEIIANSFELAKILDSLDKSGIHNYAVIRNVTGKGLQGTTEDLDMTMFDNVYILAFCMPEQLNRVVENIKPLLNKFGGTCYVSDVMEIRSVRCVASM, encoded by the coding sequence ATGCACGTAGTTAAAAAGATAGAAATTATCGCCAACTCTTTTGAACTTGCCAAAATTTTAGATAGTTTAGACAAGTCGGGTATACATAACTATGCCGTAATCCGAAATGTTACTGGTAAAGGATTACAAGGAACGACTGAAGATTTAGACATGACCATGTTTGATAATGTTTACATCCTCGCGTTTTGTATGCCAGAACAACTCAATCGGGTTGTAGAAAATATCAAACCACTTCTTAATAAGTTCGGAGGTACTTGCTACGTTTCCGATGTGATGGAAATTCGCTCTGTCAGATGTGTAGCGTCGATGTAA
- a CDS encoding CAAD domain-containing protein, which translates to MPEQEFTETASKETTVAEINSQTGTITKLQPPAQSQDEWQKYGEQISSFLATLPEYLGSFFNQYKQPLITVGLIVGSIVGVKVLLAILDALNDIPLVAPTFELIGIGYSAWFVYRYLLKASTRKELTTEITTLKSQVVGQQIPEA; encoded by the coding sequence ATGCCAGAACAAGAATTTACCGAAACCGCATCCAAAGAGACTACAGTGGCAGAGATCAACAGCCAAACAGGAACCATCACCAAACTCCAGCCTCCCGCACAGTCTCAAGATGAATGGCAAAAATATGGTGAGCAAATTTCTAGCTTTTTAGCAACATTGCCAGAATATCTGGGAAGCTTCTTCAATCAATATAAGCAACCCCTGATCACTGTTGGTTTAATTGTGGGATCAATTGTTGGGGTTAAAGTACTCTTGGCAATATTAGATGCTTTGAATGATATCCCGTTGGTAGCACCTACTTTTGAGTTGATCGGTATTGGTTACTCTGCTTGGTTTGTTTACCGCTATTTACTCAAAGCCTCAACCAGGAAAGAGTTAACTACTGAAATCACCACTCTTAAATCACAAGTGGTTGGTCAACAAATTCCAGAAGCTTAA
- a CDS encoding carbonic anhydrase, whose translation MERRDFLKLGMTGAFGMMLSASDLLWRVEEAKAAEIPSTSLKSLSPDAALQKLMEGNQRFVAHQPQYPDQSALRLQEVAQAQHPFATILSCADSRVPAEIVFDQGIGDIFDIRIAGNIATPEAIGSIEYAVVLLASPLLMVMGHERCGAVTAAVQNESLLGDISTFVKAIKPAVEKVKSQSGDAVENAVVANVQYQIERLKRSQLLTEQVRSGKLKIVGGRYDLDTGRVTIIT comes from the coding sequence ATGGAACGTCGTGACTTTTTGAAGTTGGGAATGACGGGGGCGTTTGGGATGATGCTATCTGCCAGCGATTTGCTTTGGCGGGTGGAAGAGGCTAAAGCTGCCGAAATACCCTCAACTTCCCTTAAATCCCTTAGTCCTGATGCAGCCTTACAAAAACTGATGGAGGGGAATCAGCGATTTGTTGCTCATCAACCCCAATACCCCGATCAATCGGCACTGCGGTTGCAAGAAGTTGCTCAAGCTCAACATCCATTTGCAACTATTCTTAGTTGTGCGGATTCACGAGTCCCCGCAGAAATTGTTTTTGATCAGGGCATTGGGGACATCTTTGATATTCGGATTGCCGGAAATATCGCTACGCCTGAAGCGATTGGTAGTATTGAATACGCGGTTGTCTTATTAGCCTCTCCGCTATTGATGGTAATGGGTCATGAACGTTGCGGAGCTGTAACCGCCGCAGTCCAAAACGAATCGTTACTCGGTGATATTAGTACTTTTGTGAAGGCAATTAAGCCAGCAGTGGAAAAGGTTAAGAGTCAGTCGGGTGATGCGGTTGAGAATGCTGTGGTGGCAAATGTGCAATATCAAATTGAACGGTTGAAGCGATCGCAGCTTTTAACTGAGCAAGTGCGATCGGGCAAATTGAAAATTGTCGGAGGTCGTTATGACTTGGATACAGGGAGGGTAACTATTATTACTTAG
- a CDS encoding S-layer homology domain-containing protein: protein MTNRPPSEPESSQKTALGFDEFIAILVAFATIGAILFWSLSRRDSSWNLNGLLSPSPTPSRSVQPNQLLPFPTPKGEPNAVANNVLPSSLPEAVVEPKTPAFPTSSRTVLPSAQVIPTQSPQPQTTVSSSAGLESSITSSALPLVTPAKQKSIIPPPIAFNDVPSNFWGRRFIDVLSSRGILKGFPDYSFRPNQPVNRAEFAAILQKAFDQEPSKTAIAFQDVPAKFWATSAIDQAISAGFLKGYPKKTFKPQQNITRVQVLVALVSGLNLKSPTSQNQILSVYKDAKNIPSYATSKIAAATANGLVVNYPNPQILAPNKVATRAEVAAMIHQALVKRGKLEGISSQNIVRRLSPSQTSGSVSPKLSPAPR, encoded by the coding sequence ATGACAAATAGACCTCCTTCCGAACCGGAGTCATCCCAAAAAACTGCCCTTGGCTTTGATGAATTTATAGCCATACTGGTTGCCTTCGCCACTATCGGAGCGATTCTTTTTTGGTCATTGTCCCGCAGGGATTCTAGCTGGAACTTAAACGGGTTGCTGTCGCCTTCCCCTACTCCGTCTAGAAGTGTTCAACCAAATCAACTATTGCCCTTCCCTACTCCCAAGGGAGAACCAAATGCAGTCGCCAACAACGTTTTGCCGTCATCTCTACCAGAGGCTGTTGTTGAACCCAAGACACCTGCATTCCCTACTTCTTCCCGCACAGTGTTACCATCTGCTCAGGTAATTCCAACTCAATCTCCACAACCACAGACAACTGTATCCTCTTCAGCAGGGCTTGAGTCATCAATTACATCATCAGCTTTGCCTTTAGTAACTCCGGCAAAACAAAAATCTATTATTCCGCCACCAATTGCATTTAACGATGTGCCCAGTAACTTTTGGGGTCGGCGTTTTATAGATGTTCTTTCTTCCCGTGGTATTCTCAAGGGGTTTCCTGATTATTCTTTTAGACCAAATCAGCCTGTAAACCGTGCTGAATTTGCTGCTATCCTGCAAAAAGCCTTTGACCAAGAACCCTCTAAGACTGCGATCGCATTTCAAGATGTACCAGCAAAATTTTGGGCTACTTCAGCAATTGACCAAGCTATCAGTGCCGGGTTTCTCAAAGGCTACCCGAAAAAAACCTTCAAACCACAACAAAATATTACGCGAGTGCAAGTTTTAGTTGCCCTTGTTAGTGGATTGAATTTGAAATCACCCACTTCTCAAAATCAGATTTTAAGTGTCTATAAAGATGCTAAAAATATTCCAAGCTATGCCACTAGCAAAATAGCTGCTGCTACAGCCAATGGTCTGGTAGTTAACTATCCAAATCCACAAATTCTTGCTCCCAACAAAGTAGCTACTAGGGCTGAAGTGGCGGCGATGATTCATCAAGCTTTGGTAAAACGGGGCAAGTTGGAGGGAATTTCATCTCAAAACATAGTGCGTAGACTTAGCCCGTCGCAGACATCCGGTAGCGTGTCTCCAAAATTATCGCCCGCTCCAAGATAG
- a CDS encoding RNA-guided endonuclease InsQ/TnpB family protein, which translates to MRLVERHIIKISHQFYKEVDELAWRSKNLYNYANYLVRQSFIKDSTYLNNVAVFHLVKKHESYTALPAKVSNQVLMVLHRNWKSFFESQKAYRQNPANFNGRPKLPKYKDKLKGRNIVIYELGAISKKGLNQFAIRNSQFAITFCDGDLDPDTKRAAYLAGDLNPQSSLKEGVIRLSKSAIELKTFVDDVKEVRLIPRCGQYIIEVVYELEETPQQLNPFLVAGIDIGLDNLAALTSNKLGFNPVLVNGRPLKSINQQYNKVKAKLQSHLKGNAKTSIRLNALTCKRNNRIDNYLHNASRWIINHLVGEKIGTLVIGKNHQWKQEINLGTKTNQNFVSIPHSRFIEQLQYKAELVGITVLINEESYTSASSFLDLDPIPVYKKGEKHTFSGKRIKRAWYRSSNGKLIHADINASLNITRKVVPATYSLGIEDIAVYPFRVTPGKVA; encoded by the coding sequence ATGAGATTAGTAGAACGCCATATAATCAAGATAAGTCATCAGTTTTACAAAGAAGTTGATGAATTAGCATGGCGTTCCAAGAATCTATACAATTATGCTAATTATTTAGTTAGGCAATCATTTATCAAGGATTCTACTTATCTAAATAATGTTGCAGTGTTCCATTTAGTTAAAAAGCATGAATCATACACAGCATTACCAGCAAAAGTAAGTAACCAAGTTTTAATGGTTCTACATCGCAATTGGAAATCATTTTTTGAATCTCAAAAAGCATATAGACAAAACCCAGCAAACTTTAATGGTCGCCCGAAATTGCCTAAGTACAAAGATAAGCTTAAGGGAAGAAATATAGTAATTTATGAACTTGGGGCGATATCCAAGAAAGGGTTAAACCAATTCGCAATTCGCAATTCGCAATTCGCAATTACGTTTTGTGACGGGGATTTAGACCCCGACACAAAACGTGCTGCCTATCTTGCTGGGGACTTAAACCCCCAAAGTTCGTTAAAAGAAGGAGTTATTAGACTATCCAAAAGTGCGATTGAGTTGAAAACATTTGTTGATGATGTCAAGGAAGTAAGGCTAATTCCTAGATGTGGACAGTACATCATTGAAGTAGTTTATGAATTGGAGGAAACACCACAACAATTAAACCCTTTCTTGGTAGCAGGGATTGATATCGGTTTAGATAACTTAGCGGCGTTAACTTCAAACAAGCTTGGATTTAACCCAGTACTTGTTAATGGACGACCACTTAAGTCAATCAACCAACAATACAACAAGGTGAAAGCAAAGCTTCAGTCCCACCTCAAAGGCAATGCTAAGACATCGATTCGGCTCAATGCTTTAACTTGTAAGCGCAACAACCGAATTGATAATTACTTACACAATGCCAGTAGATGGATCATTAACCATTTGGTTGGTGAGAAAATTGGAACATTGGTTATTGGGAAAAATCACCAATGGAAACAAGAAATTAATCTTGGGACAAAGACTAACCAGAACTTTGTTAGTATTCCTCATTCACGGTTTATTGAGCAATTGCAATATAAAGCCGAACTGGTTGGGATAACCGTTTTGATTAATGAGGAATCCTATACCTCAGCCTCGTCGTTTCTCGATTTAGACCCAATTCCTGTTTACAAAAAGGGTGAAAAACACACATTCAGTGGTAAGCGAATAAAGAGGGCTTGGTATAGATCAAGTAATGGCAAACTTATTCATGCAGATATAAATGCCAGCCTGAATATTACAAGAAAGGTAGTCCCAGCGACGTATAGTTTAGGGATAGAGGATATTGCAGTTTATCCATTCCGCGTAACACCGGGAAAAGTTGCTTGA